From a region of the Xyrauchen texanus isolate HMW12.3.18 chromosome 39, RBS_HiC_50CHRs, whole genome shotgun sequence genome:
- the LOC127632363 gene encoding la-related protein 6-like, with product MSSSSFTDIFHCEDAASPHSKGTFSYTDDGLNDSLDGSLTDVFEEECYEDELWTPPNDDLRQKIAAQLENYFSDENLSHDAFLLKHVQRNKMGYVSLKLLTSFKKIKDLTRDWRTTLAAARISQQLEVNETGTKVRRGIPVPDWLLCTPTSKLLLAWNLLDGVSAVKGEVSGSPGVEQLDVMEAAMRVFAPFGTISSLRILRPGKEVPAELKRYTKIHIELGRKVCAVVEYDYLEGARKAFEALKAEELLQGGRGVCVALLGSRGTRKPGWSQDIMVEESEEGIDIGCCQKPNRKSRRFLYSLEDSALCSSSESDFAPASPRPNRSVSRPQALYGSPLAIPRISTFRSDAYRNPLGSPVGSPLLPRKLFPCSQMASPLATHPYSGTPTAAGTSTFSRSKSADDLSPDDMGFMSSPWVQRRKHAAQVVQPEMSNSLSPNQIIRSLSVLVVRQPVGPDGTKGFHNCIGRGKVMLPQ from the exons ATGTCCTCATCCAGTTTTACGGACATCTTTCATTGTGAAGACGCTGCTTCTCCGCATTCAAAAGGGACGTTCTCATACACTGATGATGGGCTAAATGACAGTTTGGATGG gaGTTTGACTGATGTGTTTGAGGAAGAATGCTATGAGGATGAACTCTGGACCCCACCAAATGATGATCTGAGACAAAAAATTGCTGCCCAGCTTGAGAACTACTTTTCTGATGAAAATCTCTCTCATGATGCTTTTCTGCTGAAACATGTCCAAAGGAACAAGATGGGTTATGTTAGTTTGAAACTATTGACTTCTTTCAAAAAG ATTAAAGATCTCACTCGTGACTGGCGCACCACACTGGCAGCTGCACGAATCTCTCAGCAGCTGGAAGTGAACGAGACCGGTACCAAGGTGCGACGTGGGATCCCAGTGCCTGATTGGCTCCTGTGCACTCCTACAAGCAAGTTGCTGCTGGCCTGGAACTTGCTGGATGGTGTTTCTGCAGTCAAGGGCGAGGTGAGTGGGTCACCTGGTGTGGAGCAGCTGGACGTCATGGAAGCTGCCATGCGGGTGTTTGCCCCCTTCGGCACCATTTCTTCCCTCCGCATTCTACGCCCAGGAAAAGAGGTTCCTGCAGAACTAAAACGTTACACTAAGATACACATTGAACTGGGGCGCAAAGTGTGCGCTGTGGTAGAGTACGATTATCTGGAGGGTGCGCGTAAGGCTTTTGAAGCCCTAAAGGCAGAAGAGCTGCTGCAAGGAGGAAGAGGTGTTTGTGTGGCCCTGTTGGGTAGTCGAGGAACTCGTAAGCCAGGATGGAGCCAAGATATAATGGTGGAAGAATCAGAAGAAGGTATTGACATTGGCTGTTGTCAAAAGCCTAACAGAAAGTCTAGAAGGTTCCTTTATTCCCTAGAAGATTCTGCCCTTTGCAGCTCTTCTGAGTCTGATTTTGCCCCTGCCTCACCCCGGCCCAACCGCAGTGTCTCCCGCCCTCAGGCCCTATATGGCAGCCCCCTTGCTATTCCGCGGATATCGACTTTCCGCTCTGACGCTTACAGGAATCCCCTTGGCAGTCCTGTGGGTAGCCCACTCTTGCCTCGCAAGCTTTTTCCTTGCAGTCAGATGGCCTCTCCATTGGCCACACATCCTTACAGTGGTACCCCCACTGCAGCTGGTACCTCCACCTTCAGTAGGAGCAAAAGTGCAGATGATCTCTCTCCAGATGACATGGGGTTCATGAGCAGTCCTTGGGTCCAGCGACGTAAACATGCTGCTCAGGTCGTTCAGCCTGAGATGAGCAATTCTTTGTCACCCAACCAGATAATTAGATCTTTAAGTGTCCTGGTTGTGCGCCAGCCTGTTGGACCCGATGGGACCAAAGGTTTCCACAACTGCATTGGTAGAGGAAAGGTGATGCTACCCCAGTGA
- the LOC127632767 gene encoding growth arrest and DNA damage-inducible protein GADD45 beta-like gives MTLEEVVGCNITDKKMDTVSQALEELLVAAQRQDCLTVGVYESAKLMTVDPDCVVLCVLATDEEDQDDIALQIHFTLLQAFCCDNDINILRVSGLKRLAQVLGEPTILDNSEPRDFHCILVTNSQCQPLKCQALKDVGNYCEESRCKNQWIPYLSLQER, from the exons ATGACCCTGGAAGAAGTCGTTGGATGCAATATTACTGATAAAAA aatggACACCGTGAGCCAAGCATTAGAGGAGCTGCTGGTAGCAGCACAGAGACAGGACTGTCTTACAGTCGGGGTTTATGAATCGGCAAAACTAATGACTGT AGATCCTGATTGTGTCGTACTGTGCGTTCTGGCCACCGATGAGGAGGACCAGGATGATATTGCGCTGCAGATTCACTTTACGCTTCTTCAGGCGTTCTGCTGCGACAACGACATCAACATCCTGCGGGTGTCCGGTCTGAAACGTCTTGCGCAGGTGCTCGGCGAGCCAACCATCTTAGATAACAGCGAGCCGAGAGACTTCCACTGCATCCTAGTCACT AACTCTCAATGCCAACCACTGAAATGCCAAGCACTGAAGGACGTGGGCAACTACTGCGAAGAGAGCCGTTGCAAAAACCAGTGGATCCCTTATCTGTCCCTACAAGAACGTTGA